The proteins below come from a single Candidatus Didemnitutus sp. genomic window:
- a CDS encoding response regulator transcription factor, with translation MPARILLVDDHPLFRAGVAAVLRTDPGLEICAEANDGITAREAAATLRPDVAVVDLVLGGEDGLKLVRELRRDGPALRIVVLTMLDEAVYRPKALQAGADAFLSKREGPGQVVAAVRRLLDFPVPSRTSTSSGDHELAELSERELQVFRELGHGHTTQEVAAKLGVSVKTIETHRESIKQKLGLPHANALIARAAIWVREQGLSR, from the coding sequence ATGCCAGCGCGCATTCTTCTCGTCGACGATCATCCTCTTTTTCGGGCCGGCGTCGCCGCAGTGTTGCGGACTGATCCGGGACTCGAGATCTGCGCGGAAGCGAACGACGGCATCACCGCACGGGAGGCGGCCGCGACACTGCGGCCCGACGTGGCGGTGGTCGACCTCGTGCTCGGCGGCGAGGACGGACTGAAGCTCGTGCGCGAGCTGCGGCGCGATGGCCCGGCCTTGCGGATCGTGGTGCTGACGATGCTCGACGAGGCGGTCTACCGGCCGAAAGCGCTCCAGGCCGGTGCCGATGCGTTCCTTTCAAAACGGGAGGGTCCGGGCCAGGTTGTCGCTGCGGTGCGGCGGCTGCTCGATTTTCCGGTGCCGTCGCGAACGTCGACGTCCAGCGGCGACCACGAGCTCGCGGAACTCAGCGAGCGTGAACTCCAGGTTTTCCGCGAGCTCGGCCACGGGCATACGACGCAGGAGGTGGCCGCCAAACTCGGAGTGAGCGTCAAGACGATCGAGACCCACCGGGAATCGATCAAGCAGAAGCTCGGCCTGCCGCACGCCAACGCGCTGATCGCGCGGGCGGCGATCTGGGTGCGCGAACAGGGTCTTTCCCGCTAG
- a CDS encoding response regulator, with protein sequence MPAVIDVELLGDWLLAALVAGWTIGWSWLALRNRSLGAHAAVVAGVVIAAGVHVSAPRIGGAALSVAVLGLAFALARGRSRAVRAAMLIAAAGPLCSTIGPLAGALGELQRAGPPTAFGLVAAIYQCLAAAVVFLVLRRERPDRSTTTDRVGLGWWLLAAGWLFGGLWFAQQVGRDNRHELHQNRLRGAAARAQILNADLLQRWSDPLPPLWQRETGDGATRVLPEDLEGLSASLSRLVAREFRYTPFIERVRVIAVNSGWVFVLADSRRRLPEGVVEVLRRATPQDEADWREGRNLIETSAVPEIGQPYFCRAALRSADGRMLGWLEFEQREFFQSIERKWRSGPLLVTALGLLLGAMLVLQRRVEREREAAERDAVVQAEASRVKSAFLATVSHELRTPLQSLLGYGELLRDRVGGDAQAAAWIEAMRQHGELMTRLVNDLIDLGAVDAGTLRLASRTVAPSQLVLSVVEGLRPRAEAKGLRLQCVVDDTVPEAVCIDDARWRQVVFNLVGNAVKFTDRGTVSVRLEAESRGDAVALGLTVADTGPGIAPEAQGKLFQAFTRLERTAHKEGAGIGLALSAALCRALDGGLTVESDGASGTAFHAKVVGAKAARPAEAPVGAARPLVGRHVLVVDDNTLVRELFAAMLTAAGARCTMAASVAAAVRAAEDPSVEAAVLDLALGGESGLDLARELRGRRPELRLVGASAHAGAAEREAALRAGFDVFLTKPVAQEELLGALSGRTGATAATPLPAWQEELARQFRLVAAQNRLTLAQAVGAREWGGVRGAAHYLANSAAAVGDAALRDACEATVRAAERKDEAALRAGWVAVEAALQRWLRAA encoded by the coding sequence GTGCCGGCGGTCATCGATGTGGAGTTGCTCGGCGACTGGCTGCTCGCGGCGCTCGTGGCGGGGTGGACGATCGGTTGGAGCTGGTTGGCGCTGCGGAATCGCTCGCTCGGCGCTCACGCCGCGGTGGTGGCGGGGGTGGTCATAGCGGCGGGCGTGCACGTATCCGCGCCGCGGATCGGAGGCGCCGCGCTGTCCGTCGCCGTGCTCGGTCTGGCTTTTGCGCTCGCGCGCGGTCGCTCGCGGGCGGTGCGTGCGGCGATGCTGATCGCGGCGGCCGGTCCGTTGTGTTCCACGATCGGGCCGCTGGCGGGTGCGCTGGGAGAACTGCAGCGTGCCGGGCCGCCGACGGCGTTTGGCTTGGTGGCGGCGATTTATCAGTGCCTCGCGGCCGCCGTCGTGTTCCTCGTGTTGCGCCGCGAGCGACCGGACCGGTCGACGACGACCGACCGCGTCGGGTTGGGCTGGTGGCTGCTGGCGGCGGGTTGGTTGTTCGGCGGACTCTGGTTTGCGCAACAGGTCGGCCGGGACAACCGCCACGAGTTGCACCAGAACCGCCTGCGAGGCGCAGCTGCGCGGGCGCAAATCCTCAACGCCGACCTGCTCCAGCGCTGGTCGGATCCGCTGCCGCCGCTCTGGCAGCGTGAAACCGGCGACGGCGCGACCCGCGTGTTGCCGGAGGACCTCGAGGGTTTGAGCGCCTCGCTTTCCCGCCTCGTGGCGCGCGAGTTTCGCTACACTCCGTTCATCGAGCGGGTGCGCGTCATCGCGGTCAACAGCGGGTGGGTATTTGTGCTCGCGGATAGTCGCCGGCGGCTGCCCGAGGGCGTTGTGGAGGTGCTGCGCCGCGCCACGCCGCAGGACGAGGCGGACTGGAGAGAGGGTCGAAACCTGATCGAGACGTCCGCGGTGCCGGAGATCGGGCAGCCGTATTTTTGCCGGGCCGCCCTGCGCTCCGCGGACGGGCGGATGCTCGGGTGGTTGGAATTCGAGCAACGGGAGTTCTTCCAAAGCATCGAGCGCAAGTGGCGTTCGGGACCGCTGCTGGTGACGGCGCTGGGCCTTTTGCTGGGTGCCATGCTGGTGTTGCAGCGGCGCGTGGAGCGCGAGCGCGAGGCAGCCGAACGCGATGCGGTCGTGCAGGCGGAGGCGAGCCGCGTGAAGTCCGCCTTCCTCGCCACCGTCAGTCACGAGTTGCGCACGCCGCTGCAGAGCTTGCTCGGCTACGGTGAACTGCTGCGCGATCGCGTCGGCGGCGACGCCCAGGCGGCGGCCTGGATCGAGGCGATGCGCCAGCACGGGGAATTGATGACGCGGCTGGTGAACGACCTGATCGATCTCGGCGCAGTGGATGCCGGCACGCTCCGCCTGGCGTCGCGCACCGTCGCACCGAGCCAGCTGGTGTTGAGCGTGGTCGAGGGACTGCGTCCGCGCGCGGAGGCCAAGGGCCTGCGTCTGCAATGTGTGGTGGACGACACCGTGCCCGAGGCCGTGTGCATCGACGATGCGCGCTGGCGGCAGGTGGTTTTCAATCTCGTCGGCAATGCCGTGAAGTTCACCGATCGTGGCACGGTGAGCGTCCGTTTGGAGGCGGAGTCGCGGGGGGATGCGGTGGCCCTCGGGCTGACGGTCGCGGACACCGGCCCGGGCATCGCGCCCGAAGCGCAGGGGAAACTGTTCCAGGCCTTCACGCGGCTCGAGCGCACCGCGCACAAGGAGGGCGCCGGCATCGGCCTGGCGTTGAGTGCGGCGCTGTGCCGGGCGCTCGACGGCGGGTTGACGGTGGAGAGCGACGGGGCGAGCGGGACCGCTTTTCACGCGAAGGTCGTCGGGGCGAAGGCGGCGCGACCGGCGGAGGCGCCCGTGGGGGCGGCGCGCCCGCTCGTGGGTCGGCACGTTCTGGTGGTAGACGACAACACGCTGGTGCGCGAACTCTTCGCCGCGATGCTGACGGCGGCAGGGGCGCGTTGCACGATGGCGGCGTCCGTGGCCGCGGCGGTGCGCGCCGCAGAAGACCCTTCGGTCGAGGCGGCGGTGCTCGATCTCGCGCTCGGTGGCGAGTCGGGTCTGGATTTGGCGCGCGAGCTGCGCGGGCGCCGGCCGGAACTGCGTCTGGTCGGTGCCAGCGCGCATGCCGGTGCGGCGGAGCGCGAGGCGGCTTTGCGGGCGGGCTTCGACGTGTTTCTGACCAAGCCGGTCGCGCAGGAGGAATTGCTCGGGGCGCTGTCCGGGCGGACGGGTGCGACGGCGGCGACGCCGTTGCCGGCGTGGCAGGAGGAGTTGGCGCGGCAGTTCCGGCTGGTGGCGGCGCAGAACCGTCTGACGCTGGCACAGGCGGTCGGGGCTCGCGAGTGGGGCGGGGTGCGCGGGGCCGCGCATTATCTCGCCAACAGCGCCGCGGCGGTGGGCGATGCGGCGTTGCGGGACGCGTGCGAGGCGACCGTGCGTGCCGCCGAACGGAAGGACGAGGCGGCGTTGCGCGCGGGCTGGGTGGCCGTCGAGGCCGCACTCCAGCGCTGGCTGCGTGCAGCCTGA
- a CDS encoding NAD-dependent epimerase/dehydratase family protein — translation MTSASSYRGQRVLITGGLGFIGANLARTLVEAGAHVTVIDSLVPEYGGNRRNVAGIEDRLTIHISDVRDLHSLPGFVRGQDVLFNLAGQTSHMDSMTDPVTDLEINCAAQLSILEACRLHNPGVRIVFASTRQIYGRPDYLPVDEAHPLRPVDVNGINKLAGEQYHLLYSQVHGIRSTVLRLTNTIGPRMRIKDARQTFVGVWIKSALRGEPFEVWGGAQLRDFTYVDDAVDAFLVTGAHDEAISQVYNVGGLGKVSLRELADLLVELCPTRARYQVREFPADRQKIDIGDYYSSGALIERQLGWKPRTDLRSALRLTLGYFERELSHYL, via the coding sequence ATGACCTCCGCCTCCTCCTATCGTGGCCAGCGGGTGCTCATCACGGGCGGGCTCGGTTTCATCGGTGCGAACCTGGCCCGCACCTTGGTGGAGGCGGGCGCGCACGTCACGGTGATCGACAGTCTGGTGCCCGAGTATGGCGGCAATCGGCGCAATGTGGCCGGGATCGAGGACCGGTTGACAATTCACATCTCCGACGTGCGGGACCTGCACAGCCTGCCCGGTTTCGTGCGCGGACAGGACGTGCTATTCAACCTGGCCGGGCAGACCAGCCACATGGATTCGATGACGGATCCAGTCACCGATCTGGAGATCAACTGCGCGGCGCAGCTTTCGATTCTCGAGGCCTGCCGGCTGCACAACCCGGGCGTGCGGATCGTGTTCGCGAGCACGCGGCAGATTTACGGGCGGCCCGACTATTTGCCGGTCGACGAAGCGCACCCGCTGCGGCCGGTCGACGTGAACGGCATCAACAAACTGGCGGGCGAGCAGTATCACCTGCTGTATTCGCAGGTGCACGGCATTCGCAGCACGGTGTTGCGCCTGACGAATACGATCGGTCCGCGGATGCGGATCAAGGACGCGCGCCAGACCTTCGTGGGCGTGTGGATCAAGTCCGCGCTGCGGGGCGAGCCGTTCGAGGTGTGGGGCGGAGCGCAGCTGCGCGACTTCACCTATGTGGACGATGCGGTGGACGCGTTCCTCGTGACGGGCGCGCACGATGAAGCGATCAGTCAGGTCTACAATGTCGGTGGACTGGGAAAAGTTAGCCTGCGGGAGTTGGCCGACTTGCTGGTGGAACTTTGTCCGACCCGCGCGCGCTACCAAGTGCGCGAGTTTCCCGCCGATCGCCAGAAGATCGACATCGGCGACTACTACTCTTCGGGCGCGCTCATCGAGCGGCAGCTCGGTTGGAAGCCGCGCACCGATCTCCGGTCGGCCTTGCGGCTCACGCTCGGTTACTTCGAGCGCGAGCTGAGCCACTATCTCTGA
- a CDS encoding DeoR/GlpR transcriptional regulator, which yields MRVSMDIVNARRERLRELIRVDGFLPLAEICRCLEISEATARRDLAVIAGEGHITRTRGGALADYNASFDSLAQRSHRARRPKEKIALAALALLPAKGTVFLDAGTTILAVARALGRKRGAAAGLTFVTNNLSVATVLGTHEDIDLHVLGGTFLRRQAALLGGDAVRALSNWQFDVALLGGEGMDADGVTNSHPEIAAFQKTVCERTPRTFFCLDATKLGRTTPHRVARWGEFAGLITDATAKQFAAASINIPSRQLLHAS from the coding sequence GTGCGCGTCTCCATGGACATCGTCAATGCTCGCCGGGAGCGGCTGCGGGAACTGATCCGCGTCGACGGTTTCCTGCCGTTGGCCGAAATCTGCCGCTGCTTGGAGATATCCGAAGCCACCGCGCGCCGCGATTTGGCGGTCATCGCCGGCGAGGGACACATCACCCGCACGCGCGGCGGCGCCCTCGCCGACTACAACGCCTCCTTCGACTCGCTCGCCCAGCGCTCGCACCGCGCGCGCCGGCCGAAGGAGAAAATCGCCCTCGCCGCCCTCGCATTGCTGCCCGCCAAAGGCACTGTCTTCCTCGACGCCGGCACGACCATCCTCGCCGTCGCCCGCGCGCTCGGCCGCAAGCGCGGTGCCGCCGCCGGCCTGACTTTCGTCACCAACAACCTCTCCGTCGCCACCGTGCTCGGCACGCACGAGGACATCGATCTCCACGTTCTCGGCGGCACGTTCCTGCGCCGCCAGGCCGCCCTGCTCGGCGGCGACGCCGTGCGCGCACTCTCGAACTGGCAGTTCGACGTCGCCCTGCTCGGCGGCGAAGGCATGGACGCCGACGGCGTCACCAATTCCCATCCCGAGATCGCCGCGTTCCAGAAGACCGTCTGCGAACGCACGCCGCGCACCTTCTTCTGCCTCGACGCCACCAAGCTCGGGCGCACCACGCCGCACCGCGTCGCCCGCTGGGGCGAGTTTGCCGGCCTCATCACGGATGCCACCGCGAAGCAGTTCGCCGCCGCGAGCATCAATATCCCTTCCCGTCAGCTGCTCCACGCCAGTTGA
- a CDS encoding 4Fe-4S dicluster domain-containing protein, producing MNLAELVRLAGVVGAGGGGFPAHVKLSARADTVIANGAECEPLLHKDAAVMEHRARDVVRGVELAMDAVGATTGVIAIKAKNKHAVETVTAACAGTRVVVKLLGDYYPAGDEYDLVHEVTGRLIPAAGLPIHAGVVVNNVETLANIAAAAEGRPVTIKYLTIAGAVREPVTLAVPVGTSFADCIAAAGGATVPDPVLCLGGMMMGETTTNLDVPVTKTSTGVIVLSREHPVVKRKLTPPEAKARIGKSACDQCRYCTEYCPRFLLGYAVEPHLVMRGLGFNGTGQQQWNDWAALCCACGLCTLYACPEQLFPKEACDDSKAALRAANRKWSGPATPRPHPMREGRRVPIKALLRKLSLEGLDAPAHLRAEPLAPTRVTLRLKQGAGAPSQPLVAVGARVAAGDAIAEPAAGALGSRLHAPFAGVIEAVTATEILLSRSA from the coding sequence ATGAATCTGGCTGAACTGGTCCGCCTCGCCGGCGTCGTCGGCGCGGGCGGCGGCGGCTTCCCCGCCCACGTCAAACTCAGCGCGCGCGCCGACACGGTCATCGCCAACGGCGCCGAGTGCGAGCCGCTCCTGCACAAGGATGCCGCCGTCATGGAGCACCGTGCCCGCGACGTCGTGCGCGGCGTCGAACTCGCGATGGACGCCGTCGGCGCCACCACCGGCGTCATCGCCATCAAGGCGAAGAACAAGCACGCCGTCGAAACCGTCACCGCCGCCTGCGCCGGCACGCGCGTCGTGGTCAAGTTGCTCGGCGACTACTATCCCGCCGGCGACGAATACGATCTCGTCCATGAAGTCACCGGCCGCCTCATTCCCGCCGCCGGCCTGCCGATCCACGCCGGTGTCGTCGTGAACAACGTCGAGACGCTGGCGAACATCGCCGCTGCCGCCGAGGGACGTCCCGTCACGATCAAATACCTCACGATCGCCGGCGCCGTGCGCGAACCGGTCACGCTCGCGGTGCCCGTCGGCACCAGTTTCGCCGACTGCATCGCCGCCGCCGGCGGCGCCACGGTGCCCGACCCTGTGCTCTGCCTCGGCGGTATGATGATGGGCGAGACGACAACGAATCTAGACGTCCCTGTCACCAAAACGTCCACCGGCGTCATCGTCCTCTCGCGCGAGCACCCGGTCGTGAAGCGCAAGCTCACGCCGCCCGAAGCCAAGGCGCGCATCGGCAAGTCTGCTTGCGACCAATGCCGATACTGCACCGAATACTGCCCGCGCTTCCTGCTGGGCTACGCGGTCGAACCGCACCTCGTGATGCGTGGCCTCGGCTTCAACGGCACCGGCCAGCAGCAATGGAACGACTGGGCCGCGCTCTGCTGTGCCTGCGGACTCTGCACGCTCTACGCGTGCCCCGAGCAGCTCTTCCCCAAGGAAGCCTGCGACGATTCCAAGGCCGCGCTGCGCGCCGCGAATCGCAAGTGGTCCGGCCCGGCCACACCGCGCCCACACCCGATGCGCGAAGGTCGCCGCGTCCCGATCAAGGCGCTCCTGCGCAAACTCAGCCTCGAGGGCCTCGACGCTCCCGCGCATCTCCGCGCCGAACCGCTCGCGCCCACGCGCGTCACCCTGCGTTTGAAGCAAGGCGCAGGCGCCCCCAGCCAGCCGCTCGTCGCCGTCGGCGCGCGCGTGGCCGCCGGTGACGCGATCGCCGAGCCCGCCGCGGGCGCACTGGGTTCGCGCCTGCACGCGCCCTTCGCCGGCGTCATCGAGGCCGTCACCGCCACCGAAATCCTCCTCTCCCGCTCCGCATGA
- a CDS encoding BMC domain-containing protein: protein MKEKSIGLLELSSVATGFRAADTMLKGGDVRLLLSRSICSGKYMVLIGGDPASVESAIAAGAEAANGFLIDKTVIANIQPEVLEAIGRAQVPQPNGALGVIESFSVAALIRAADTVAKAANVTLLELRLAMALGGKAYCTLSGDVASVDAAVKAGALVLAEAGVLVDAVVLPRPHPDVYREVV, encoded by the coding sequence ATGAAAGAGAAATCCATCGGCCTCCTCGAACTCTCGAGTGTCGCCACCGGCTTCCGCGCCGCCGACACGATGCTGAAGGGCGGCGACGTCCGCCTCCTCCTTAGTCGCTCGATCTGCTCCGGCAAATACATGGTGCTCATCGGCGGCGATCCCGCCTCCGTCGAATCCGCCATCGCCGCGGGTGCCGAGGCGGCGAACGGCTTCCTGATCGACAAGACCGTCATCGCCAACATCCAGCCGGAAGTCCTCGAAGCGATCGGCCGCGCGCAGGTGCCGCAACCGAACGGTGCCCTCGGCGTGATCGAGTCCTTCAGCGTCGCCGCGCTCATCCGCGCCGCCGACACCGTCGCGAAGGCCGCCAACGTCACGCTGCTCGAGCTGCGCCTCGCCATGGCGCTCGGCGGCAAGGCCTATTGCACGCTCTCCGGCGACGTCGCTTCCGTCGACGCCGCCGTCAAGGCCGGCGCACTCGTCCTCGCCGAGGCCGGCGTGCTGGTCGACGCCGTCGTCCTGCCCCGTCCTCACCCGGACGTCTACCGCGAAGTTGTCTGA
- a CDS encoding phosphate propanoyltransferase — protein sequence MSSAPALPHRAEIEHVVRRLVYQRLNLPMPTAAKAPRPLVVNVSARHCHLTQAAVETLFGKGHKLQPKKMLYQAGQFAAEESVTLIGPRSRVISNLRILGPCRDLNQVELAYTDAISLGFEIPLRASGDIKGTPGCMLMGPAGFLELPEGVIRAAPHAHMHPDDAAFYGVKAGDFMKLRIGGPAGITFDRMLVRVSPDFKLEVHIDTDEGNACGLGPGTPVELIR from the coding sequence ATGAGTTCCGCCCCAGCGTTGCCCCATCGGGCTGAGATCGAACACGTCGTCCGCCGCCTCGTTTATCAGCGGCTGAACCTGCCCATGCCCACCGCGGCCAAGGCGCCGCGCCCGCTCGTGGTCAATGTGAGCGCGCGTCACTGCCACCTCACGCAGGCCGCGGTCGAGACGCTCTTCGGCAAGGGCCACAAGCTCCAGCCGAAGAAAATGCTCTACCAAGCCGGCCAGTTCGCCGCCGAGGAGAGCGTCACGCTCATCGGCCCGCGCAGCCGCGTCATCTCGAATCTCCGCATCCTCGGCCCCTGCCGCGACCTCAACCAGGTCGAGCTGGCCTACACCGACGCCATCTCGCTCGGCTTCGAGATTCCCCTGCGCGCCTCGGGCGACATCAAGGGCACGCCGGGCTGCATGCTCATGGGACCGGCCGGCTTCCTCGAGCTGCCGGAAGGCGTCATTCGCGCCGCGCCTCACGCGCACATGCATCCGGACGACGCCGCCTTCTACGGCGTGAAGGCCGGCGACTTCATGAAGCTGCGCATCGGCGGCCCGGCCGGCATCACCTTCGACCGCATGCTCGTGCGCGTCTCGCCCGACTTCAAACTCGAGGTGCACATCGACACCGACGAGGGCAACGCCTGCGGCCTCGGGCCGGGCACGCCGGTCGAGCTGATCCGTTGA
- a CDS encoding BMC domain-containing protein: protein MSESIGMVETKGYVGSVEASDAMVKAAGVTLAKQIQIGGGLVTVVVKGDVGSVKAAVEAGSEAAKRVGELVCAHVIARPHAELIKHFGF, encoded by the coding sequence ATGAGTGAATCCATCGGCATGGTAGAAACCAAAGGCTACGTCGGCTCCGTTGAAGCCAGCGACGCCATGGTGAAGGCGGCCGGCGTCACGCTGGCCAAACAGATCCAGATCGGCGGCGGTCTGGTCACCGTCGTCGTCAAAGGCGACGTCGGCTCCGTCAAAGCCGCGGTCGAAGCCGGCTCCGAAGCCGCCAAACGCGTCGGCGAGCTCGTCTGCGCGCACGTCATCGCGCGCCCGCACGCCGAATTGATCAAGCACTTCGGCTTCTAA
- a CDS encoding BMC domain-containing protein produces the protein MAQEALGMIETKGLCALIEATDAALKAANVTMTGYETIGSGHVAAFFRGDVAALKAAVDSGAEAAKRVGDVVAVQVIPRPHEDLAGLGKWVA, from the coding sequence ATGGCACAAGAAGCACTCGGCATGATTGAAACCAAGGGTCTGTGCGCGCTCATCGAAGCGACCGACGCCGCCCTCAAAGCCGCCAACGTCACCATGACGGGCTACGAAACCATCGGTTCCGGCCACGTGGCCGCGTTCTTCCGCGGCGATGTCGCCGCGCTGAAGGCCGCCGTCGACTCCGGCGCCGAAGCCGCCAAGCGCGTCGGCGACGTCGTCGCCGTCCAAGTCATCCCGCGTCCGCACGAGGACCTCGCCGGCCTCGGCAAGTGGGTCGCGTGA
- a CDS encoding acetate kinase produces the protein MNILVANLGSTSFKYRLFGLQGEAARLLAKGGFERVTDHRTAIDQALGELADAGLVRGPADLAAVAFKTVLGGDVTGCVLADERVEAALRATADIAPAHNPAYAEGLRVFRERLPSVPRVALFETAFYQWVPDYARRYAVPESWYQVGIRRNGFHGASHKFIAERSAELLGRDDVAAVVRRLYLDGPRVIPGAPVRVISCHLGGSSSVTGISDGVAIGTSMGLSPQSGLPQNNRVGDLDSAAAATAARRLGLSAEQLGRALTKESGLLGLSGVSNDLRDIKAAADKGNKRAQTALDVYVHSIRHWVGAFWFDLGGCDALTFTGGIGENAAWLREAVCAGLSDLGLDLDCERNAANTPEADLAACGSRTRVFAIPANEELVVAREAARLLTGLSVTR, from the coding sequence ATGAACATCCTCGTCGCGAACCTCGGCTCCACCTCGTTCAAGTATCGTCTCTTCGGCCTCCAGGGCGAAGCGGCGCGCCTGCTCGCCAAGGGCGGCTTTGAACGCGTGACCGATCATCGCACGGCGATCGATCAGGCGCTGGGCGAACTCGCCGATGCCGGTCTCGTGCGCGGGCCGGCCGATCTCGCCGCCGTCGCGTTCAAGACCGTGCTCGGTGGCGACGTGACAGGCTGCGTGCTCGCCGATGAGCGAGTCGAAGCCGCGCTCCGCGCCACCGCCGACATCGCTCCGGCGCACAATCCCGCCTATGCGGAAGGCCTGCGCGTCTTCCGCGAGCGCCTGCCCAGCGTGCCGCGCGTCGCGCTGTTCGAGACGGCGTTCTACCAATGGGTGCCCGACTACGCGCGCCGCTACGCCGTGCCGGAGTCGTGGTATCAGGTCGGCATCCGCCGCAACGGCTTCCACGGCGCCAGCCACAAATTTATCGCCGAGCGCTCCGCTGAGTTGCTCGGCCGCGACGACGTCGCCGCGGTCGTCCGCCGGCTCTACCTAGACGGCCCGCGCGTCATTCCCGGCGCGCCGGTGCGCGTCATTTCCTGCCACCTCGGCGGCTCGAGCTCCGTCACCGGCATCTCCGACGGCGTCGCCATCGGCACGAGCATGGGCCTGAGCCCGCAATCCGGCCTGCCGCAGAACAACCGCGTCGGCGACCTCGACTCCGCCGCCGCGGCCACCGCGGCGCGCCGCCTCGGCCTCTCCGCGGAACAGCTTGGCCGCGCACTGACCAAGGAGAGCGGCCTGCTCGGCCTCTCCGGCGTGAGCAACGACCTGCGCGACATCAAGGCCGCCGCCGACAAAGGCAACAAGCGCGCCCAAACCGCGCTCGACGTCTACGTGCACTCGATCCGCCACTGGGTCGGCGCGTTCTGGTTCGATCTGGGCGGATGCGACGCCCTTACCTTCACCGGCGGCATCGGTGAAAACGCCGCCTGGCTCCGCGAAGCTGTTTGCGCCGGTCTCTCCGACCTCGGCCTCGATCTCGATTGCGAGCGCAACGCCGCCAACACGCCCGAGGCGGACCTCGCCGCCTGTGGCTCGCGCACGCGCGTCTTCGCGATTCCCGCCAACGAGGAGCTCGTCGTCGCCCGCGAAGCCGCCCGCCTCCTTACCGGGCTGTCCGTCACCCGCTGA
- a CDS encoding BMC domain-containing protein gives MAQSALGLLETRGITALVAGTDAMLKSANVSLVGPMKQVGNALVTAVVTGDVAAVKAAVESGAAAAKAYGEVVSVQVIPRPHDEIAVVLPKPATKKN, from the coding sequence ATGGCCCAATCCGCCCTCGGTCTCCTCGAAACTCGCGGCATCACGGCGCTCGTCGCCGGCACCGATGCCATGCTCAAGTCCGCCAACGTCTCACTCGTCGGCCCGATGAAACAAGTCGGCAACGCGCTCGTCACCGCCGTCGTCACCGGCGACGTCGCCGCCGTGAAAGCCGCGGTCGAATCCGGCGCCGCCGCCGCCAAAGCCTACGGCGAGGTCGTCAGCGTGCAGGTCATTCCCCGCCCGCACGACGAGATCGCCGTCGTGCTGCCGAAGCCGGCCACCAAGAAAAACTGA
- a CDS encoding EutN/CcmL family microcompartment protein: protein MFLARVIGAVVSTKKDETMRGRKLLLLRPMLVDEAKPAQFRPGSNTIVAVDSLGAGAGDLVLFCQGSSARQAAGMKSLPIDAAVIGLVDTVEVLGNRLA, encoded by the coding sequence ATGTTCCTCGCCCGCGTGATCGGCGCCGTGGTCTCCACCAAAAAAGATGAGACCATGCGCGGCCGCAAACTCCTGCTCCTGCGCCCGATGTTGGTCGACGAGGCCAAGCCCGCGCAGTTTCGTCCCGGCTCCAACACCATCGTCGCCGTCGATTCGCTCGGTGCCGGCGCGGGCGATCTCGTGCTGTTCTGCCAGGGCAGCTCCGCCCGCCAGGCCGCCGGAATGAAGTCCCTCCCCATCGACGCCGCCGTCATCGGCCTCGTCGATACCGTCGAAGTGCTCGGCAACCGCCTCGCCTGA